One part of the Odontesthes bonariensis isolate fOdoBon6 chromosome 15, fOdoBon6.hap1, whole genome shotgun sequence genome encodes these proteins:
- the LOC142400614 gene encoding dipeptidyl peptidase 9-like, which yields MHKVKRLKIEDKTEDGQESVREALAAMTGVDELSDSTEVVEMEDVNPTQFQVEKHTWDGLRKIIHNSRKNTGVVISKAPHDFHFIQKDEASPHSHRIYYLGMPYASRENALLYSDIPKKVRKDALLVLSWKPMLDHFQASPHHGAFSREEELLRERKRLGVSGITSYDYHRPSGLFLFQANSSLYYCRDGGNNSLITSPMNPTEIKSQNSGTRMDPKICPGDSNFIGFINNNDIWVTNIETAVERRLTFCHKGIDNPKEDPKSAGVATFVTQEEFDRFTGYWWSPAAAEEPDGGKTLQILYEEVDESEVEIIHVPSPALEERKTDVYRYPRAGSKNPDITLKIAEIRIDNLGKIVSTQEKELPVPFTSLFPNIEYITRAGWTKDGRYAWVVMMDRRQQHLQLVLLPPALFIPVSQDEAKRQESLEALGDTVQPFIIYQETSDIWINVHDIFHPFAQTSDDEITFITVNESKTGFCHLYKITSVLQRGSFIWAKGYTHSEDDFRCPVKEEVTVTSGEWEVLANHGAKRSCSPQIWVDEAAKLVYFQGTKDSPLEHHLYVVSYESPGEIVRLTKPGFSHSCSVSQTFDMFISHYSSLTTAPCVHIYKLMGSDSDPLHKEPEFWASMMESAGYQFDATPPEIFSFTGKSGFELYGMLYKPQNVVPGRKHPTVVFVYGGPQVQLVNNSYKGIKYLRLSTLASLGYVVLVIDGRGSCQRGLKFEGAVQDKMGQVEIEDQVEGLHYIADKYKFVDLSRVAIHGWSYGGFLSLMGLIHKPDIFKVAIAGAPVTLWMAYDTGYTERYLDTPEKNQKGYEECSVALHVDRLPSEPNRLLILHGFLDENVHFFHTNFLVSQLIRAGKPYSLQVYPNERHSIRCPESGEHYEITLLHFLQQNL from the exons ATGCACAAGGTAAAGAGGCTGAAAATCGAGGACAAAACAGAAGACGGCCAGGAAAG TGTCAGAGAGGCACTGGCAGCCATGACAGGCGTGGACGAGCTCTCAGACAGCACAGAAGTTGTAGAAATGGAGGACGTCAATCCCACCCAGTTCCAGGTGGAGAAGCACACGTGGGACGGACTGCGAAAGATCATCCACAACAGCCGCAAAAACACCGGCGTGGTTATCAGCAAGGCACCACATGACTTCCACTTCATCCAGAAAGACGAGGCCAGCCCGCACTCTCACCGCATCTACTATCTTG GAATGCCTTATGCCAGCAGGGAAAACGCCTTACTCTACTCAGACATTCCCAAGAAGGTCCGCAAAGATGCCCTGCTGGTTCTGTCATGGAAACCGatgctggatcattttcag GCCAGCCCTCACCACGGGGCCTTCTCTCGAGAAGAGGAGCTGCTGCGAGAGAGGAAGCGTTTGGGGGTGTCAGGCATCACCTCCTATGACTACCACCGACCCAGCGGCCTCTTCCTGTTTCAGGCCAACAGCAGTTTGTACTACTGTCGGGATGGCGGAAACAACAGTTTAATT ACTTCTCCAATGAATCCCACAGAGATCAAGAGCCAGAATTCAGGCACACGCATGGACCCCAAGATCTGCCCCGGGGACTCCAACTTCATCGGCTTCATCAACAACAATGACATTTGGGTGACAAATATAGAGACAGCAGTGGAGAGGAGACTCACCTTCTGCCATAAAG GTATTGATAACCCAAAGGAGGACCCTAAATCTGCTGGTGTGGCCACTTTTGTCACTCAAGAAGAATTTGATCGCTTCACTGGATACTGGTGGTCTCCAGCTGCTGCCGAAG AGCCGGATGGTGGTAAGACTCTGCAAATTCTGTATGAGGAGGTGGACGAGTCTGAGGTGGAGATCATCCATGTCCCATCGCCAGCTCTGGAGGAGCGCAAGACAGATGTGTACAGATATCCACGTGCGG GCAGCAAAAATCCTGATATCACTCTCAAGATAGCAGAAATAAGGATAGACAATCTTGGAAAA ATCGTCAGCACACAAGAGAAAGAGCTGCCTGTTCCCTTTACCAGCCTGTTTCCCAACATCGAGTACATCACCAGAGCCGGATGGACGAAAGACGGTCGTTA tgcgTGGGTGGTCATGATGGACCGACGGCAGCAGCATCTCCAGTTAGTCCTGCTTCCTCCTGCACTCTTCATCCCTGTGAGTCAGGACGAAGCCAAAAGACAGGAGAGCCTAGAGGCCCTAGGAGACACAGTCCAACCATTCATCATCTACCAAGAGACCAGCGATATCTGGATCAAT GTCCACGACATCTTCCATCCTTTCGCCCAAACCAGTGATGATGAGATCACCTTCATCACAGTAAATGAGTCCAAGACAGGCTTCTGCCACTTGTATAAGATCACGTCAGTGTTACAGCGGGGCAGCTTTATCTGGGCTAAAGGCTACACACACTCTGAAG ATGATTTCAGGTGTCCAGTGAAAGAGGAGGTGACAGTGACCAGTGGAGAGTGGGAGGTGCTGGCTAATCATGGAGCAAAA CGTTCGTGCAGTCCTCAGATTTGGGTGGACGAAGCGGCAAAGCTGGTTTACTTCCAGGGAACCAAAGACTCTCCTCTGGAGCACCACCTGTACGTGGTGAGCTACGAGTCGCCGGGGGAAATCGTCAGACTCACCAAACCCGGCTTCTCCCACAGCTGCTCCGTGAGCCAG ACATTTGACATGTTCATCAGCCACTACAGCAGCTTGACCACCGCTCCTTGTGTTCACATCTACAAGCTGATGGGCTCAGACAGCGACCCCCTGCACAAAGAGCCTGAGTTCTGGGCAAGCATGATGGAATCAGCTG GATACCAGTTTGACGCCACCCCTCCAGAAATCTTCAGCTTCACAGGGAAGTCGGGCTTCGAGCTGTACGGCATGTTGTACAAACCACAAAACGTGGTTCCTGGCAGGAAGCATCCCACTGTTGTCTTTGTCTACGGCGGCCCCCAG GTGCAACTAGTAAATAACTCTTATAAAGGAATAAAGTACCTGCGGTTGAGCACACTGGCGTCTCTTGGCTACGTTGTGCTGGTTATCGACGGGCGGGGCTCCTGCCAGCGAGGACTCAAGTTTGAGGGAGCTGTTCAGGACAAGATG GGTCAGGTGGAGATTGAAGACCAGGTGGAGGGTTTGCACTACATAGCTGACAAGTATAAGTTTGTGGACCTGAGTCGCGTTGCCATCCACGGCTGGTCATACGGAGGCTTCCTCTCCCTCATGGGCCTCATCCACAAACCTGACATATTCAAG GTTGCCATTGCAGGAGCTCCGGTGACATTGTGGATGGCCTATGACACCGGCTACACTGAGCGGTATTTGGACACACCGGAAAAAAACCAGAAGGGATACGAAGAGTGCTCAGTCGCCCTGCATGTCGACAGGCTTCCCAGCGA GCCCAACAGGTTGCTGATCCTGCATGGATTTCTAGACGAGAACGTGCACTTTTTCCACactaacttcctggtgtctcaGCTCATCCGAGCAGGAAAACCATACAGCCTGCAG GTTTATCCCAACGAGCGCCACAGCATCAGGTGTCCGGAGTCCGGAGAGCATTACGAGATTACGCTGCTGCACTTCCTCCAGCAGAACCTCTGA
- the LOC142400615 gene encoding angiopoietin-related protein 4-like produces MKMPQLLILILTILVHAGTAFPAERGRREKQASWDDVNVVAHGLLQLGQGLKEHVDKTKAQMRDVNGKLKAFNSTMAELERKQQEQAESLKARIKEVEEKERLLAELADEVKVNVGEVKKQTEDINSRMDRLDEVLTGPALDSNDSDHAGVSFIQRLMAAQNRRIDHLVEKIQQQQDKLEKQNLHLQALQAKVAHKRMKSHKRRDEEMALRDGVEHIQAESGLTRDCHDLFVRGQRASGVYTIQPENSQPFNVLCEMTSDGGWTIIQKREDGSQNFNQLWDTYKTGFGSLNGEFWLGLDNIHSLSKQGQYILQVELSGETGKQQDARYKFQLDGEDKVFALHLEQESGDQEKIMTTGASGLPFSTADRDNDLSADINCAELLSGGWWFSSCGQSNLNGKYPKRPKHHRRQAMFWSIRQSSSLKTTLLKIAPASLNQ; encoded by the exons ATGAAGATGCCACAGCTTCTCATCCTCATCTTGACCATTTTGGTGCACGCAGGAACCGCTTTCCCTGCGGAGAGAGGAAGACGGGAAAAACAGGCTTCCTGGGACGATGTGAACGTGGTGGCCCATGGCCTTCTGCAGCTTGGACAGGGCCTCAAGGAGCATGTGGACAAGACCAAAGCCCAGATGAGAGACGTGAACGGCAAACTGAAAGCCTTCAACAGCACAATGGCTGAGCTGgagaggaagcagcaggagCAAGCTGAATCTCTGAAAGCCAGAATTAAGgaggtggaggaaaaggagaggCTGCTGGCAGAGCTAGCTGATGAGGTGAAGGTGAACGTGGGGGAGGTGAAAAAGCAGACGGAGGACATCAACTCCAGGATGGACAGACTGGATGAGGTGCTGACAGGGCCGGCGCTGGATAGTAATGACAGCGATCACGCAGGAGTTTCATTCATTCAG AGGTTGATGGCAGCTCAGAACAGACGTATCGACCATCTGGTGGAGAAAatccagcagcagcaagacaagCTCGAGAAACAGAATCTGCACCTGCAAGCCCTGCAGGCCAAG GTTGCACATAAAAGAATGAAATCACACAAACGGAGAGACGAAGAGATGGCACTGAGGGACGGGGTCGAGCACATCCAAGCTGAATCAG GTTTGACCCGAGACTGTCATGACCTGTTTGTACGAGGGCAGCGAGCCAGCGGCGTCTACACGATCCAACCCGAGAACTCACAGCCCTTCAACGTCCTCTGTGAAATGACCTCAG ACGGTGGATGGACCATCATCCAGAAACGTGAGGATGGATCCCAAAACTTCAACCAGCTTTGGGACACCTACAAGACAGGCTTCGGCAGCCTCAATG GCGAgttttggttgggtttggaCAACATCCACTCCCTCTCCAAACAGGGCCAGTACATCCTGCAGGTGGAGCTCTCTGGTGAAACTGGAAAGCAGCAGGATGCTCGTTACAAATTCCAGCTTGACGGCGAGGACAAGGTGTTCGCTCTTCACCTTGAGCAGGAGTCTGGGGATCAGGAGAAAATCATGACCACTGGAGCTTCTGGTCTTCCCTTCTCCACAGCTGACAGAGATAACGATCTCTCTGCAGACATCAACTGTGCTGAGCTGCTCTCAG GTGGCTGGTGGTTCAGCAGCTGTGGTCAATCAAACCTCAATGGGAAATATCCCAAACGGCCCAAGCATCACCGGAGACAAGCGATGTTTTGGTCGATCAGACAGAGCAGCTCTCTGAAGACCACTCTTCTCAAGATCGCACCGGCATCATTGAACCAATAA